A genomic region of Miscanthus floridulus cultivar M001 chromosome 3, ASM1932011v1, whole genome shotgun sequence contains the following coding sequences:
- the LOC136541339 gene encoding probable pyridoxal 5'-phosphate synthase subunit PDX1.1, with protein MASDGSGVVTVYGNNGAALLEPSKQPKSATFSVKVGLAQMLRGGVIMDVVTPEQARIAEEAGACAVMALERVPADIRAQGGVARMSDPGLIRDIKRAVTIPVMAKARIGHFVEAQILEAIGVDYVDESEVLTPADDAHHINKHNFRVPFVCGCRDLGEALRRVREGAAMIRTKGEAGTGNIVEAVRHVRSVMGDVRALRNMDDDEVFAYAKRIAAPYDLVMQTKQLGRLPVVQFAAGGVATPADAALMMQLGCDGVFVGSGIFKSGDPARRARAIVQAVTHYSDPTILADVSAGLGEAMVGINLNDPKVERYAARSE; from the coding sequence ATGGCGTCCGACGGCAGCGGCGTGGTGACGGTGTACGGCAACAACGGCGCGGCGCTGCTGGAGCCCTCGAAGCAGCCAAAGTCGGCGACTTTCTCCGTCAAGGTGGGTCTCGCGCAGATGCTCCGTGGCGGGGTCATCATGGACGTCGTCACCCCGGAACAGGCCCGCATCGCGGAGGAGGCCGGGGCCTGCGCCGTGATGGCGCTGGAGCGTGTGCCCGCCGACATCCGCGCGCAGGGCGGGGTGGCGCGGATGTCGGACCCGGGCCTCATCCGCGACATCAAGCGCGCCGTCACCATCCCCGTCATGGCGAAAGCCCGCATCGGCCACTTCGTCGAGGCGCAGATCCTGGAGGCCATCGGCGTCGACTACGTGGACGAGAGCGAGGTCCTCACCCCCGCCGACGACGCGCACCACATCAACAAGCACAACTTCCGCGTGCCCTTCGTCTGCGGGTGCCGCGACCTCGGCGAGGCGCTCCGCAGGGTCCGCGAGGGCGCCGCCATGATCCGCACCAAGGGGGAGGCCGGGACGGGGAACATCGTCGAGGCGGTGCGTCATGTACGCTCCGTCATGGGCGACGTCCGCGCGCTCCGGAACATGGACGACGACGAGGTCTTCGCCTATGCCAAGCGCATCGCCGCGCCCTACGACCTCGTGATGCAGACCAAGCAGCTGGGCCGACTCCCCGTCGTGCAGTTCGCGGCCGGGGGTGTGGCCACGCCCGCCGACGCCGCGCTCATGATGCAGCTCGGATGCGACGGCGTCTTCGTCGGCTCCGGAATCTTCAAGAGCGGCGACCCCGCCCGCCGCGCGCGCGCCATCGTCCAGGCTGTCACCCACTACAGCGACCCCACCATCCTGGCTGATGTCAGCGCGGGACTAGGGGAGGCCATGGTCGGCATCAACCTCAACGACCCAAAGGTCGAGCGATACGCCGCCAGATCCGAGTGA